In Plantibacter sp. PA-3-X8, one DNA window encodes the following:
- a CDS encoding MIP/aquaporin family protein, whose protein sequence is MNLGTIFLSETVGTAMLVLLGTGVVATAILTKSKGLGGGWLLINFGWGLAVFAGVTVSYASGGHLNPAVTIGFLTTGSIDFGTALVYWAAQMVGAFIGAVLTYFAFKQHFDQEEDPGKKLGVFSTGPEIRSYGWNLVTEVIATFVLVFVVMSFGKTGPDAVVIEGVPGGLAALGALPVALLVVGIGASLGGPTGYAINPARDLGPRIAHALLPIKGKGKSDWSYAWVPVVGPLLGGVLAALASMVLLPAV, encoded by the coding sequence ATGAACCTCGGAACCATCTTCCTCTCCGAGACCGTGGGGACGGCGATGCTCGTCCTCCTCGGTACCGGTGTGGTCGCCACGGCGATCCTCACGAAATCCAAGGGCCTCGGTGGCGGCTGGCTGCTCATCAACTTCGGTTGGGGCCTCGCGGTCTTCGCCGGTGTCACGGTGTCCTACGCCTCCGGCGGACACCTGAACCCCGCCGTCACGATCGGCTTCCTCACCACGGGGTCGATCGACTTCGGTACGGCGCTCGTCTACTGGGCGGCGCAGATGGTCGGTGCCTTCATCGGTGCCGTGCTGACGTACTTCGCCTTCAAGCAGCACTTCGACCAGGAGGAGGACCCGGGCAAGAAGCTCGGTGTCTTCTCGACCGGTCCGGAGATCCGCAGCTACGGCTGGAACCTCGTGACCGAGGTCATCGCGACCTTCGTCCTCGTCTTCGTCGTGATGTCCTTCGGCAAGACCGGCCCCGACGCGGTGGTCATCGAGGGCGTCCCCGGGGGACTCGCAGCCCTGGGCGCCCTTCCCGTCGCCCTGCTCGTCGTCGGAATCGGTGCCTCCCTCGGTGGCCCGACCGGCTACGCGATCAACCCGGCACGCGACCTCGGTCCGCGTATCGCCCACGCCCTCCTCCCCATCAAGGGCAAGGGCAAGAGCGACTGGTCCTACGCCTGGGTGCCGGTCGTCGGCCCCCTGCTCGGTGGTGTCCTCGCGGCCCTCGCCTCGATGGTGCTGCTCCCGGCCGTCTGA
- a CDS encoding YihY/virulence factor BrkB family protein codes for MTNPRAPRKDSADAPDAGTTPRVRLQQTPPPLVFQWIQNSENPFIRRLAPRAARAERATTWVMRLKPYRVIHRYLAMDGNLLAAGISFQAVFAVFAAVYVGFAITGIWLGNNAEVFQALVEIINRAVPGLIGTDGEGIIAEEQLSSASLLGWTGVIAAVGLIWTAIGWLYYTRQAVRSIFALPKVAASFFLLKVVDLVLALAFGVLLLVSATLSVASTQALSWLLSLVGLEGTFWVTVGSRVVGLVVAVVVNLVTLGAMYRVLSRIRIPWRNLFGGALLGSLVLSLLSVASSAVIAGASRNPLLATFAVFIGLMLWFNLVSRVILASAAWIAVGLDDQGISVRTTTPEEQAAEELAARRLIAEAELREAHESLRRAKGPAVWFARRRVRHAEEASAELIREHGEAPESPAADASDPPHRRRQGGRRGQGVVGPRD; via the coding sequence GTGACCAATCCGCGTGCGCCGAGGAAGGACTCCGCCGACGCGCCGGACGCCGGTACGACCCCCAGGGTGCGGCTCCAACAGACGCCACCGCCACTCGTGTTCCAATGGATCCAGAACAGCGAGAACCCGTTCATCCGACGGCTCGCGCCCCGCGCGGCGAGAGCGGAGCGCGCCACGACGTGGGTCATGCGGCTGAAGCCCTATCGCGTCATCCATCGGTATCTCGCCATGGACGGCAACCTCCTGGCCGCCGGGATCAGCTTCCAGGCCGTCTTCGCCGTGTTCGCCGCGGTCTACGTCGGATTCGCCATCACCGGCATCTGGCTCGGCAACAACGCCGAGGTCTTCCAGGCACTCGTGGAGATCATCAACCGCGCCGTCCCCGGTCTCATCGGCACCGACGGCGAAGGCATCATCGCCGAGGAGCAGTTGTCGAGCGCCTCCCTGCTCGGGTGGACCGGGGTCATCGCCGCCGTCGGGCTCATCTGGACGGCGATCGGCTGGCTGTACTACACCCGGCAGGCGGTCAGGTCGATCTTCGCGCTCCCGAAGGTCGCGGCCAGCTTCTTCCTGCTCAAGGTCGTCGACCTCGTGCTGGCACTCGCCTTCGGCGTCCTCCTCCTCGTCTCCGCGACGCTGTCGGTCGCCAGCACCCAGGCACTCAGCTGGCTGCTGTCACTGGTCGGCTTGGAGGGCACCTTCTGGGTGACCGTCGGCAGCCGGGTCGTCGGGCTGGTCGTCGCGGTGGTCGTGAACCTCGTCACCCTCGGCGCCATGTACCGCGTGCTCAGCCGGATCCGGATCCCGTGGCGCAACCTCTTCGGAGGCGCGCTCCTCGGCAGCCTGGTGCTCTCACTCCTGAGCGTCGCGAGCAGTGCGGTGATCGCCGGGGCCTCCCGGAACCCGTTGCTCGCGACCTTCGCGGTGTTCATCGGCCTCATGCTGTGGTTCAACCTCGTGAGCCGCGTCATCCTCGCCTCCGCCGCCTGGATCGCCGTGGGGCTCGACGACCAGGGCATCAGTGTGCGCACGACGACGCCGGAGGAGCAGGCGGCCGAAGAGCTGGCGGCCAGGAGGCTGATCGCCGAGGCGGAACTGCGGGAGGCTCACGAATCCCTCCGGCGCGCCAAGGGCCCGGCGGTCTGGTTCGCCCGCCGGCGCGTCCGGCACGCCGAGGAGGCCTCGGCCGAGCTCATCCGAGAGCACGGCGAAGCCCCCGAGTCGCCCGCGGCGGACGCGTCGGACCCGCCCCATCGCCGACGCCAAGGCGGGCGCCGGGGCCAGGGCGTTGTCGGCCCCCGCGACTAA
- the glpK gene encoding glycerol kinase GlpK codes for MADYVIAIDQGTTSSRAIVFDKSGSIVSTGQLEHEQIFPKAGWVEHNPNQIWNNTREVIGQALSKANITRHAIAAIGITNQRETAVVWDKTTGQPVYNAIVWQDTRTQDIVNRLAADGGVERFKKTVGLPLATYFSGTKIVWILENVKGAREKAEAGDLLFGTTDSWVIWNLTGGVNGGVHVTDVTNASRTLFMDLETLQWDDEILKAFGVPKSMLPEIKSSSEIYGHASDDSLLRETPIAGILGDQQAATFGQAAFQQGEAKNTYGTGNFIIFNTGEEIVHSENGLLTTLGYKLGDAKPHYALEGSIAVTGSLVQWLRDNLGMFSSAPEVEALAKTVEDNGGAYFVPAFSGLFAPYWRPDARGALVGLTRYVNKGHIARAALESTAFQTAEVIDAVNADSGVPLTELKVDGGMTANDTLMQFQADILGVPVIRPVVAETTALGAAYAAGLAVGFWSDLDDLAKNWQEDKRWEPNMDSAERDRLYRNWKKAVTKTFDWVDDDVQ; via the coding sequence ATGGCGGACTACGTCATCGCAATCGACCAGGGGACGACGAGTTCCCGGGCCATCGTCTTCGACAAGAGCGGATCGATCGTCTCGACGGGCCAGCTCGAGCACGAGCAGATCTTCCCGAAGGCCGGCTGGGTCGAGCACAACCCGAACCAGATCTGGAACAACACCCGCGAGGTCATCGGCCAGGCGCTCAGCAAGGCCAACATCACCCGGCACGCCATCGCGGCCATCGGCATCACGAACCAGCGCGAGACCGCCGTCGTCTGGGACAAGACCACCGGTCAGCCCGTCTACAACGCGATCGTCTGGCAGGACACGCGCACCCAGGACATCGTGAACCGCCTCGCTGCGGACGGCGGCGTCGAGCGCTTCAAGAAGACCGTCGGCCTGCCGCTGGCGACCTACTTCTCCGGCACGAAGATCGTCTGGATCCTCGAGAACGTCAAGGGTGCTCGCGAGAAGGCCGAGGCGGGCGACCTCCTCTTCGGCACGACCGACAGCTGGGTCATCTGGAACCTCACCGGTGGTGTCAACGGCGGCGTGCACGTCACCGACGTCACCAACGCCTCGCGCACGCTCTTCATGGACCTCGAGACCCTGCAGTGGGACGACGAGATCCTCAAGGCGTTCGGCGTCCCGAAGTCGATGCTCCCGGAGATCAAGAGCTCCTCCGAGATCTACGGCCACGCGTCCGACGACAGCCTCCTCCGCGAGACGCCGATCGCCGGCATCCTCGGCGACCAGCAGGCGGCGACCTTCGGGCAGGCCGCCTTCCAGCAGGGCGAGGCCAAGAACACCTACGGCACCGGTAACTTCATCATCTTCAACACCGGTGAGGAGATCGTCCACTCCGAGAACGGTCTGCTGACGACGCTCGGCTACAAGCTCGGCGACGCGAAGCCGCACTACGCGCTCGAGGGTTCGATCGCCGTGACCGGTTCGCTCGTCCAGTGGCTGCGCGACAACCTCGGCATGTTCTCCTCCGCTCCCGAGGTCGAGGCGCTCGCCAAGACCGTCGAGGACAACGGTGGCGCGTACTTCGTGCCGGCGTTCTCCGGGCTGTTCGCGCCGTACTGGCGTCCGGACGCCCGCGGTGCGCTCGTCGGGCTCACCCGGTACGTCAACAAGGGCCACATCGCCCGGGCCGCCCTCGAGTCGACCGCGTTCCAGACGGCCGAGGTCATCGACGCCGTTAACGCCGACTCGGGTGTCCCGCTGACGGAGCTCAAGGTCGACGGCGGCATGACCGCCAACGACACGCTCATGCAGTTCCAGGCCGACATCCTCGGTGTGCCGGTCATCCGACCGGTCGTCGCGGAGACCACGGCGCTCGGCGCTGCCTACGCGGCCGGTCTCGCCGTCGGCTTCTGGTCCGACCTCGACGACCTCGCGAAGAACTGGCAGGAGGACAAGCGCTGGGAGCCCAACATGGACTCCGCGGAGCGCGACCGCCTCTACCGCAACTGGAAGAAGGCCGTCACGAAGACCTTCGACTGGGTCGACGACGACGTGCAGTAG
- a CDS encoding succinate dehydrogenase iron-sulfur subunit, whose translation MSTATLENPPAAAPEEIQSFTVTLIIRRFDPDVDAEPRWEDFDVEMFPTDRILDALHKIKWEQDGTLTFRRSCAHGICGSDAMRINGRNRLACKTLIKDLDISKPIYVEAIKGLPLEKDLVVDMDPFFASFREVQPFLMPGKPAEKNKERVQSVAERARFDDTTKCILCAACTSSCPVFWTDGQYFGPAAIVNAHRFIFDSRDDASQVRLDILNDQEGVWRCRTTFNCTEACPRGIQVTQAIAEVKQAMISGKVS comes from the coding sequence ATGAGCACTGCAACGCTCGAGAACCCGCCGGCAGCAGCACCGGAGGAGATCCAGTCCTTCACGGTCACCCTGATCATCCGTCGATTCGACCCGGACGTGGACGCCGAGCCGCGCTGGGAGGACTTCGACGTCGAGATGTTCCCGACGGACCGCATCCTGGACGCGCTCCACAAGATCAAGTGGGAGCAGGACGGGACCCTCACGTTCCGTCGCTCCTGCGCGCACGGCATCTGCGGCTCCGACGCCATGCGGATCAACGGACGGAACCGCCTCGCCTGCAAGACGCTGATCAAGGACCTCGACATCTCGAAGCCAATCTACGTCGAGGCGATCAAGGGCCTGCCGCTCGAGAAGGACCTCGTCGTCGACATGGACCCCTTCTTCGCGTCGTTCCGCGAGGTGCAGCCGTTCCTCATGCCCGGCAAGCCTGCGGAGAAGAACAAGGAGCGCGTGCAGTCGGTCGCCGAGCGCGCCCGCTTCGACGACACCACGAAGTGCATCCTGTGCGCCGCGTGCACCTCGTCGTGCCCCGTGTTCTGGACCGACGGCCAGTACTTCGGCCCGGCGGCGATCGTGAACGCGCACCGCTTCATCTTCGACTCCCGCGACGACGCCTCGCAGGTCCGCCTGGACATCCTCAACGACCAGGAGGGCGTGTGGCGCTGCCGCACCACCTTCAACTGCACCGAGGCGTGCCCCCGCGGCATCCAGGTCACGCAGGCGATCGCCGAAGTCAAGCAGGCCATGATCTCCGGCAAGGTCTCCTAG
- a CDS encoding exodeoxyribonuclease III, with product MSAPLRIASVNVNGVRAAFRKGMGDWLEDRGVDILALQEVRAATSDLETLFGPEWNILHDAATAKGRAGVAIVSRRSAGIHRVALGADDFDSAGRWIEADFDVDGTLVTVVSTYVHSGEVDTPKQVEKFRFLEAMLERLPALREHNPLSLVVGDLNVGHTELDIKNWKGNVKRAGFLPAERSYFDRYLGPAGETVTGVDGVTGTGLGWVDIGRQSAGQVPGPYTWWSQRGQAFDTDTGWRIDYQLATPELAALASGYTIDRAAAYDQRWSDHAPVVVDYAV from the coding sequence ATGTCTGCACCCCTCCGCATCGCCAGTGTCAACGTCAACGGAGTCCGCGCGGCCTTCCGCAAGGGGATGGGCGACTGGCTCGAAGACCGCGGGGTCGACATCCTCGCCCTGCAGGAGGTCCGCGCCGCGACGAGCGACCTCGAGACGCTCTTCGGACCGGAGTGGAACATCCTGCACGATGCCGCGACCGCCAAGGGGCGTGCCGGCGTCGCGATCGTCAGCCGTCGCTCGGCGGGCATCCACCGGGTCGCCCTCGGAGCCGACGACTTCGACAGTGCGGGTCGGTGGATCGAGGCCGACTTCGACGTCGACGGCACCCTCGTCACGGTCGTGAGCACCTACGTGCACTCCGGCGAGGTCGACACCCCCAAGCAGGTCGAGAAGTTCCGTTTCCTCGAGGCGATGCTCGAGCGGCTGCCGGCACTGCGCGAGCACAACCCGCTGTCCCTCGTCGTCGGCGACCTCAACGTCGGCCACACCGAGCTCGACATCAAGAACTGGAAGGGCAACGTCAAGCGTGCCGGCTTCCTGCCCGCGGAGCGGTCCTACTTCGACCGCTACCTCGGCCCGGCTGGTGAGACGGTGACGGGCGTCGACGGCGTGACCGGCACCGGCCTCGGCTGGGTCGACATCGGGCGCCAGTCCGCCGGCCAGGTCCCCGGTCCCTACACCTGGTGGTCGCAGCGCGGCCAGGCCTTCGACACCGACACCGGCTGGCGCATCGACTACCAGCTCGCCACCCCCGAGCTCGCGGCCCTCGCGTCCGGCTACACGATCGACCGCGCAGCGGCGTACGACCAGCGATGGTCCGATCACGCCCCCGTCGTCGTCGACTACGCCGTCTGA
- the ptsP gene encoding phosphoenolpyruvate--protein phosphotransferase, translated as MREAEGQRTFTGTGVGRGVVAGPVLRMPEPLPEPSADPFGGDVTLEQARAVAALSATRADLEDRARRAGGHAQDVLEAQAVMADDPALAEDVATRIAAGRSAERAVFEALATVQQVLFNLGEPMAARATDVGDVSQRVIARLLGRPVPGPPESDEPFVLVATDLAPADAALLDLERVLALVTSGGSATSHTAILAREQSLIAVVGVAGAEQFEDGEIVLVDAGAGVVTGSPTKREVRSARSTAAERVRVSPRSPGELADGTPVPLLANLGSVTGAAGALALGAEGVGLFRTELLFLDRAEAPGVAEQADRYGELLAAFPGKRVVVRVFDAGADKPLAFLRADEAEANPALGVRGIRALRARDEVLRDQLTALALAQDAHEADLWVMAPMIADLPEAAAFVTLAKRLGLRTVGTMIEVPSSALLAAQILGVADFVSIGTNDLTQYTLAADRLLGPLGSYQDPWHPAVLRLVKLVGDAGLASGRSIGVCGEAAADPALAVVLVGLGATSLSVTPAALGDVRSELRRYTLEAARAMAMDALSAASPAEARAAALA; from the coding sequence ATGCGCGAGGCGGAGGGGCAACGCACGTTCACCGGCACCGGCGTCGGACGCGGCGTCGTCGCCGGTCCCGTGCTCCGCATGCCGGAACCGCTGCCCGAACCGAGTGCCGACCCGTTCGGCGGGGACGTCACGCTCGAACAGGCCCGGGCCGTCGCGGCGCTCAGCGCGACGCGGGCCGACCTCGAGGACCGGGCTCGACGAGCCGGCGGACATGCGCAGGACGTGCTCGAAGCGCAGGCGGTCATGGCGGACGACCCGGCGCTCGCGGAGGACGTCGCAACGCGCATCGCGGCGGGGCGTTCCGCGGAGCGCGCCGTGTTCGAGGCCCTGGCGACGGTCCAGCAGGTCCTCTTCAACCTGGGGGAGCCGATGGCGGCGCGCGCGACCGACGTCGGTGACGTCTCGCAACGGGTCATCGCGCGGTTACTGGGCCGACCTGTCCCCGGACCTCCCGAGTCGGACGAGCCGTTCGTCCTCGTCGCCACGGACCTCGCTCCGGCAGACGCCGCGCTCCTCGATCTCGAGCGGGTGCTGGCACTCGTCACGAGTGGCGGCTCGGCGACCTCGCACACGGCCATCCTCGCGCGCGAGCAGTCACTCATCGCCGTCGTGGGCGTCGCCGGAGCCGAGCAGTTCGAGGACGGTGAGATCGTCCTCGTCGACGCCGGAGCCGGGGTCGTCACCGGGTCGCCGACGAAACGCGAGGTGCGGTCCGCGAGGTCCACCGCGGCCGAGCGCGTGCGGGTCTCACCGCGCTCACCGGGCGAACTCGCCGACGGCACCCCGGTGCCCCTGCTCGCGAACCTCGGGTCCGTCACCGGTGCGGCCGGTGCCCTGGCCCTCGGCGCCGAGGGGGTCGGGCTGTTCCGCACCGAGCTGCTCTTCCTGGACCGCGCGGAGGCGCCGGGCGTCGCCGAACAGGCTGACCGCTACGGCGAGTTGCTCGCGGCGTTCCCGGGCAAGCGGGTCGTCGTCCGGGTGTTCGACGCCGGAGCCGACAAGCCGCTCGCCTTCCTCCGAGCGGACGAGGCCGAGGCCAACCCGGCGCTCGGGGTGCGGGGCATCCGGGCGCTCCGCGCACGTGACGAGGTGCTCCGAGACCAGCTCACGGCGCTCGCGCTCGCACAGGACGCCCACGAGGCGGACCTCTGGGTGATGGCCCCGATGATCGCCGACCTCCCCGAGGCCGCGGCGTTCGTGACCCTCGCGAAACGGCTCGGGCTCCGCACGGTCGGGACGATGATCGAGGTGCCGTCGAGTGCGCTGCTCGCCGCGCAGATCCTCGGGGTCGCGGACTTCGTGAGCATCGGCACCAACGATCTGACGCAGTACACGCTCGCGGCGGACCGTCTCCTCGGGCCGCTCGGCTCGTATCAGGACCCGTGGCACCCCGCCGTGCTGCGGCTCGTCAAGCTCGTCGGCGACGCCGGTCTCGCCTCCGGGCGCTCGATCGGCGTCTGCGGGGAGGCGGCAGCGGACCCGGCCCTCGCGGTCGTGCTCGTCGGCCTCGGGGCGACGAGTCTCTCGGTCACCCCGGCCGCGCTCGGCGACGTCCGGAGCGAGTTGCGACGCTACACGCTCGAGGCGGCTCGTGCCATGGCCATGGACGCCCTGAGCGCCGCGTCACCGGCTGAAGCCAGAGCTGCCGCGCTGGCCTGA
- the trpS gene encoding tryptophan--tRNA ligase: MTKPRLYSGMQPSADSLHLGNYIGALLQWKQMQQEHDAFFSIVDLHAITVPQDPAELREKTRRTAAQYIAAGIDPSASTLYVQSHVPAHAQLAWVLNTITGMGEAARMTQFKDKSAKHGRDASSVGLFAYPILMAADILLYQTDIVPVGDDQRQHIELTRDLAERFNARFGDTFVVPKAQIQKDSARIYDLQNPTSKMSKSAETPAGIIWLLDEPKVTQKKIMRAVTDNDGVIAFDAQEKPGVSNLLSIYSAITGSPIEAVVGEFEGRGYGDLKKGLAEVVVGELEPVRARALELLDDPAELDRLLAVNAARATEVAEQTLAEVYDRVGLLRPA; this comes from the coding sequence ATGACCAAGCCACGCCTGTACTCCGGCATGCAGCCCTCCGCCGACTCGCTCCACCTCGGCAACTACATCGGTGCCCTCCTGCAGTGGAAGCAGATGCAGCAGGAGCACGACGCCTTCTTCAGCATCGTCGACCTGCACGCGATCACGGTGCCGCAGGACCCCGCCGAGCTCCGCGAGAAGACCCGTCGCACGGCCGCCCAGTACATCGCCGCAGGCATCGACCCCTCGGCGTCGACCCTGTACGTCCAGTCGCACGTCCCGGCGCACGCACAGCTCGCCTGGGTGCTCAACACGATCACCGGCATGGGCGAGGCCGCGCGCATGACGCAGTTCAAGGACAAGTCGGCCAAGCACGGGCGCGACGCCTCGTCGGTCGGGCTCTTCGCCTACCCGATCCTCATGGCGGCGGACATCCTGCTCTACCAGACCGACATCGTGCCGGTCGGCGACGACCAGCGGCAGCACATCGAGCTCACGCGCGACCTCGCCGAGCGGTTCAACGCCCGCTTCGGCGACACCTTCGTCGTCCCGAAGGCGCAGATCCAGAAGGACTCCGCGCGCATCTACGACCTCCAGAACCCGACGTCGAAGATGTCGAAGTCCGCCGAGACCCCGGCGGGGATCATCTGGTTGCTCGACGAGCCGAAGGTCACGCAGAAGAAGATCATGCGTGCGGTCACCGACAACGACGGCGTCATCGCCTTCGACGCACAGGAGAAGCCCGGTGTCTCGAACCTGCTGAGCATCTACTCCGCGATCACCGGCTCCCCCATCGAGGCCGTCGTCGGCGAGTTCGAGGGTCGTGGCTACGGCGACCTCAAGAAGGGTCTCGCCGAGGTCGTCGTGGGCGAACTCGAGCCGGTCCGTGCGCGCGCGCTCGAGCTCCTCGACGACCCCGCCGAGCTCGACCGCCTGCTCGCGGTCAACGCCGCGCGCGCGACCGAGGTCGCCGAGCAGACCCTCGCCGAGGTCTACGACCGCGTCGGACTCCTCCGCCCCGCCTGA